A single region of the Sphingobium sp. TKS genome encodes:
- the paoC gene encoding aldehyde oxidoreductase molybdenum-binding subunit PaoC, with amino-acid sequence MKFDTPATANPIDRGRVIGISHDRIDGAAKVTGTAPYAYERHDAAPNAAYGWIVGSAIAKGRISAMDLRAAEAAPGVLGIVTHQNAGALGKGNMNTAHLLGGPQIEHYEQAVALVIADTLENARDAAQLVRIDYAVEQGRFDLAAERMNGVPPEGGFGGPADTKAGDFDAGFAKAAVRIDQSYTTPDQSHAMMEPHATIAAWNGDKLTLWTSNQMIAWSVGEMAKTLKIPKENIRLVSPYIGGGFGAKLFLRADALLAALGSRMVGRPVKVAIARPQIPNNTTHRPATIQRIRIGADRHGVIDAIAHEVWSGDLPGGGAETAAQQTRLLYRGPNRLTTHRLSTLDLPEGNAMRAPGEAVGLLALEVAMDELAEACGVDPVELRIRNDVQYDPEAGPQRPFSSRKLVECLREGAERFGWNRRNPKPGQVRDGRWLVGMGVASAFRNNLVTKSGARIGVDARGHVIVETDMTDIGTGSYTIIGQTAAEMLGVPLEAVTVRLGDSRFPASAGSGGQWGANSATAGVYAAAMALRAKLAEKAGFAADQALFEDGLVRLGNQSQPLGTLAGREGLWAEDSMDYGDLAKRYAQATFGAHFCEVGVDIDTAEVRVRRMGGAFAAGRILNPKSARSQVVGAMTMGVGAALMEELSVDTRFGFFVNHDMAEYLVPVHADIPDQDVLFVEELDDKSSPMKAKGVGELGICGAGAAVANAIYNATGIRLRDYPLTIDKILAASTGKRVA; translated from the coding sequence ATGAAGTTCGACACGCCAGCCACCGCCAACCCGATCGACCGGGGCCGCGTCATCGGCATTTCCCATGACCGGATAGACGGCGCCGCGAAGGTCACCGGCACCGCGCCCTATGCCTATGAACGGCATGATGCCGCGCCCAACGCCGCCTATGGCTGGATCGTCGGTTCGGCCATCGCCAAGGGGCGGATCAGCGCCATGGACCTGCGCGCAGCGGAGGCCGCGCCCGGCGTGCTGGGCATCGTCACGCACCAGAATGCGGGGGCGCTCGGCAAGGGCAATATGAACACCGCCCATCTGCTCGGCGGGCCGCAGATCGAACATTATGAGCAGGCGGTGGCGCTGGTGATCGCGGACACGCTGGAAAATGCGCGTGACGCCGCCCAGCTCGTCCGCATCGACTACGCCGTGGAACAGGGCCGGTTCGACCTCGCGGCGGAGCGCATGAACGGCGTCCCGCCCGAGGGCGGCTTCGGCGGGCCGGCGGATACCAAGGCAGGCGATTTCGATGCCGGTTTCGCCAAAGCAGCGGTGAGGATCGACCAGAGCTACACCACCCCCGACCAAAGCCATGCGATGATGGAGCCGCATGCGACCATCGCCGCCTGGAACGGCGACAAGCTCACCCTCTGGACCTCCAACCAGATGATCGCCTGGAGCGTGGGCGAGATGGCGAAGACGCTGAAGATCCCCAAGGAGAATATCCGCCTCGTCTCCCCCTATATCGGCGGCGGCTTCGGCGCGAAGCTGTTCCTGCGCGCCGATGCGCTGCTCGCGGCGCTGGGGTCGCGCATGGTCGGCCGTCCGGTCAAGGTGGCGATCGCCCGGCCGCAAATCCCCAACAACACCACCCATCGTCCCGCCACCATCCAGCGCATCCGCATCGGCGCCGACAGGCATGGCGTGATCGACGCCATAGCCCATGAAGTCTGGTCGGGCGACCTGCCCGGCGGCGGGGCGGAGACGGCGGCGCAGCAGACGCGCCTGCTCTATCGCGGCCCCAACCGGTTGACGACGCATCGCCTGTCGACGCTGGACCTGCCGGAGGGCAACGCCATGCGCGCACCGGGCGAGGCGGTGGGCCTGCTCGCGCTGGAGGTCGCGATGGACGAACTGGCCGAAGCCTGCGGCGTCGATCCGGTGGAACTGCGCATCCGCAACGATGTGCAATATGATCCGGAAGCCGGACCGCAGCGTCCTTTCTCCAGCCGGAAGCTGGTCGAATGCCTCCGCGAAGGCGCGGAACGCTTTGGCTGGAACCGCCGCAATCCCAAGCCGGGTCAGGTGCGCGATGGCCGCTGGCTGGTCGGCATGGGCGTCGCTTCCGCCTTTCGCAACAATCTGGTCACCAAATCGGGGGCGCGCATCGGCGTCGATGCCAGGGGGCATGTCATCGTCGAAACCGACATGACCGATATCGGCACCGGCAGCTACACGATCATCGGCCAGACCGCGGCGGAAATGCTGGGCGTGCCGCTGGAGGCCGTGACCGTGCGTCTGGGCGACAGCCGCTTTCCCGCATCGGCCGGGTCGGGCGGGCAATGGGGCGCTAACAGCGCCACGGCGGGCGTCTATGCCGCCGCCATGGCCCTGCGCGCGAAGCTGGCGGAAAAGGCGGGCTTCGCGGCGGACCAGGCGCTGTTCGAAGATGGCCTGGTGCGGCTGGGCAACCAGTCCCAGCCGCTCGGCACGCTTGCGGGGCGCGAGGGGCTGTGGGCGGAGGACAGCATGGACTATGGCGACCTCGCCAAACGTTATGCGCAGGCGACCTTCGGCGCGCATTTCTGCGAGGTCGGCGTGGACATCGACACCGCCGAAGTCCGCGTCCGCCGCATGGGCGGAGCCTTTGCCGCCGGGCGCATCCTCAACCCCAAATCGGCGCGCAGCCAGGTGGTCGGCGCGATGACCATGGGGGTCGGCGCGGCGCTGATGGAGGAACTGAGCGTCGACACCCGATTCGGCTTTTTCGTCAATCACGACATGGCCGAATATCTGGTGCCGGTGCATGCCGACATTCCTGATCAGGACGTGTTGTTCGTCGAGGAACTGGACGACAAAAGCTCACCCATGAAGGCCAAGGGCGTCGGTGAACTGGGCATTTGCGGTGCGGGGGCGGCGGTCGCCAATGCGATCTACAATGCCACGGGCATAAGGCTGCGCGATTATCCGCTGACGATCGACAAGATTCTGGCCGCGTCAACAGGAAAAAGGGTCGCTTGA
- a CDS encoding peptidylprolyl isomerase, producing MADDTLTLSLDSGGDVVIKLRADLAPGHVERITTLAKEGFYDGVVFHRVIPGFMAQGGDPTGTGMGGSKLPDIKAEFSREPHVRGVCSMARAMNPNSANSQFFICFDDATFLDGQYTVWGEVTSGMEHVDALPKGEPPKTPGKILKATVS from the coding sequence ATGGCTGACGATACCCTGACCCTTAGCCTCGACAGCGGCGGCGACGTCGTCATCAAGCTGCGCGCCGACCTTGCCCCCGGCCATGTCGAGCGCATCACCACACTGGCCAAGGAAGGCTTTTATGACGGCGTCGTGTTCCACCGCGTCATCCCCGGCTTCATGGCCCAGGGCGGCGACCCGACCGGCACCGGCATGGGCGGTTCCAAGCTGCCCGACATCAAGGCCGAATTCAGCCGTGAACCGCATGTCCGCGGCGTCTGCTCCATGGCCCGCGCGATGAACCCGAACAGCGCCAACAGCCAGTTCTTCATCTGCTTCGACGACGCCACCTTCCTTGATGGCCAGTACACCGTCTGGGGCGAAGTCACGTCCGGCATGGAACATGTCGACGCCCTGCCCAAGGGTGAGCCGCCCAAGACCCCCGGCAAGATCCTGAAAGCTACGGTTTCCTAA
- a CDS encoding TonB-dependent receptor, producing the protein MKYLPLSLALAALPTVAAAETEAPDPARIVVTGEGLSLPPGTPAYGSVIIDRDRLTNSASGRIENVLGDVAGFQQFRRSDSRSANPSAQGATLRALGGNASSRTLVLLDGVPMADPFFGYIPFSALVPDRLSVVRVTRGGGIGAFGAGAVAGTIELASATRDQLPTFGASAFYGSRDATELSASLIPDLGNGYVSLSGRWDRGDGFQTTPKDQRVAATAPAAYDGWSTNLRAVAPLSATSEIQFRGTIFHDERTLRFKGADSMSEGQDASIRFISRGPWQVDALAYIQARNFSNIVISASSFRKSLDQRNTPSTGIGGKIELRPPVGPDHVLRFGADTRFATGDMFEDAYNANIAANPVTARRHAGGEQMTTGLFAEDDWTLGRLVLTGGVRADRWTISDGFFRATGTGAANNSFANRSDWQFSGRAGALYRISDAVALRGAGYTGFRLPTLNELYRPFVVSSATSMVTTNANPALESEKLKGVESGVDVTPVSGVSLSATAFYNRLDNAIGNVTRSSTVVAGRQIIVRERQNIDAIIAKGFELTASARAGDFLLSASYAYSHSSVHAPGMAFDGLTPAQSPRHAASATLAWEPKQGPALSATMRYVSKQYEDDLQTDVLPHALTVDAVARLPLGHGVTLVARGENLFDEEVITRNAGGSIDLGTPRTLWIGFRFAS; encoded by the coding sequence ATGAAATATCTTCCGCTGTCACTGGCTTTGGCCGCACTACCGACCGTCGCGGCCGCCGAGACGGAGGCACCCGATCCGGCCCGCATCGTCGTGACGGGGGAGGGACTTTCCCTGCCGCCCGGAACGCCGGCCTATGGATCAGTGATCATCGACCGGGATCGGCTGACCAACAGCGCCTCCGGCCGGATCGAAAACGTGCTGGGCGATGTCGCCGGTTTCCAGCAGTTCCGCCGCTCCGACAGCCGTTCGGCCAATCCTTCGGCGCAGGGGGCGACATTGCGCGCTCTGGGCGGCAATGCGTCCAGCCGGACGCTGGTGCTGCTCGACGGCGTGCCCATGGCCGATCCCTTTTTCGGCTATATCCCGTTCAGCGCGCTGGTGCCCGACCGCCTGTCGGTGGTGCGGGTGACGCGGGGTGGCGGGATAGGAGCCTTCGGCGCGGGCGCGGTGGCGGGGACCATCGAACTGGCCAGCGCTACCCGTGACCAGCTCCCGACCTTCGGCGCCAGCGCCTTCTACGGCAGCAGGGACGCGACCGAACTCTCCGCCAGCCTGATCCCGGATCTGGGCAACGGCTATGTTTCGCTGTCGGGCCGCTGGGACCGGGGCGACGGGTTCCAGACCACGCCCAAGGACCAGCGCGTCGCCGCCACCGCGCCCGCCGCCTATGACGGCTGGTCGACCAATTTGCGCGCCGTCGCGCCGCTTTCCGCCACATCGGAAATCCAGTTTCGCGGCACCATCTTCCATGACGAGCGGACCCTGCGCTTCAAGGGCGCGGACAGCATGAGCGAAGGGCAGGACGCCAGCATCCGCTTCATCTCGCGTGGCCCGTGGCAGGTCGATGCGCTGGCCTATATCCAGGCGCGCAACTTCTCCAACATTGTGATCTCGGCCTCCAGCTTCCGCAAGTCGCTCGACCAGCGCAACACGCCCTCGACCGGCATCGGCGGCAAGATCGAACTACGCCCGCCGGTCGGCCCCGATCATGTGCTGCGCTTCGGCGCCGATACCCGCTTCGCCACCGGCGACATGTTCGAGGACGCCTATAACGCCAATATCGCCGCCAATCCCGTCACCGCCCGGCGCCATGCGGGCGGCGAGCAGATGACCACCGGCCTCTTTGCTGAGGATGACTGGACGCTGGGCCGCCTGGTCCTGACCGGCGGGGTGCGGGCGGATCGCTGGACGATCAGCGACGGCTTCTTCCGCGCCACCGGCACGGGCGCGGCGAACAACAGCTTTGCCAATCGTTCCGACTGGCAGTTCTCCGGAAGGGCGGGTGCGCTTTACCGGATCAGCGATGCCGTCGCCCTACGCGGCGCGGGCTATACCGGCTTTCGGCTGCCGACGCTCAACGAACTGTACCGGCCTTTCGTGGTCAGTTCTGCCACGTCGATGGTGACTACTAATGCCAACCCGGCACTTGAAAGCGAGAAGTTAAAAGGTGTTGAGTCAGGTGTCGATGTAACGCCCGTTTCCGGTGTAAGCCTGTCAGCGACCGCCTTCTATAATCGCCTCGACAACGCCATTGGCAATGTCACCCGGAGTTCAACGGTTGTGGCAGGGCGACAAATCATTGTACGGGAACGCCAGAACATTGATGCCATCATTGCCAAAGGCTTTGAGCTCACGGCATCCGCTCGAGCAGGCGATTTCCTGCTTTCGGCTTCCTACGCCTATAGCCACAGTAGCGTGCATGCGCCGGGCATGGCCTTTGACGGCCTCACCCCCGCGCAAAGCCCGCGTCATGCCGCCAGCGCCACGCTCGCCTGGGAGCCGAAGCAAGGTCCGGCGCTCTCCGCCACGATGCGCTATGTCAGCAAGCAATATGAGGACGATCTCCAGACCGATGTGCTGCCCCACGCGCTGACGGTCGACGCGGTGGCGCGCTTGCCCCTCGGCCATGGCGTGACCCTGGTCGCGCGCGGCGAGAATCTCTTCGACGAGGAGGTGATTACCCGCAACGCCGGAGGGTCCATCGACCTTGGCACGCCCCGGACGCTGTGGATCGGTTTCCGTTTCGCAAGCTGA
- the ppc gene encoding phosphoenolpyruvate carboxylase, whose amino-acid sequence MATLAPSSAPAVTQNPDIRYLGRLLGDVIRAYGGEKIYKQTEYIRSASVDRARGLHGADVVDTGLDALSLDDTLSFVRGFMLFSMLANLAEDRQGVAAEPGADVASAVEKLESHGIDREAILDLLSHALIVPVLTAHPTEVRRKSMIDHKNRIADLMLLKDSGRSETDEGENLDEAIFRQIALLWQTRPLRREKLFVADEIENVLAYFRDVFLPVLPALYARWERVLGARPQSFLRVGNWIGGDRDGNPFVQAPQLRLALAKGCEAALSFYMDALHALGAELSLSTELAHVSRAVLDLADASGDISPSRQDEPYRRAISGIYARLAATYRALGGKDPSRPSTLKGEPYASPTDLRRDLVTVAQGLASEGNGALATGGALGRLIRAVETFGFHLATLDMRQNSDVHQSVVAELLKVAGVEADYASLDEYARIALLRRELANNRPLGTAFFEYSEQTASELAIVHAAAEAHRIYGPQCITHYIISKAESVSDLLEVNIILKEAGLWRAGTDGAPPQAAIMAVPLFETIADLEAAPKIMGAYFGLPEIAGVVQARGHQEVMIGYSDSNKDGGYITSTWGLFQASKALAPVFADASTAMQLFHGRGGAVGRGGGSSFAAIQAQPKGTVQGRIRITEQGEVIAAKFGTRDVAMTNLEAMTSATLLASLEPEAISDRDAARFAAAMDELSKTAFAAYRGLVYGTEGFKEFFRQLTPIQEISGLKIGSRPASRTKSTRIEDLRAIPWVFSWAQARVMLPGWYGVGHALNAFEDKALLADMAQHWSFLQSALANLEMVLAKSDLGIAAHYLPLVEDQARGTEIFDRIREGWDMTHDGLLAATGQSRLLEKNPKLDTSIRLRLPYIEPLNLLQVELMKRHRSGEDDPRIKEGIELSINAIATALRNSG is encoded by the coding sequence ATGGCGACTCTTGCACCCTCTTCCGCGCCTGCGGTCACGCAGAACCCCGATATCCGCTATCTTGGCCGCCTGCTGGGCGACGTCATCCGCGCCTATGGTGGGGAGAAGATCTACAAACAGACCGAATATATCCGCTCCGCCTCAGTCGACCGGGCGCGTGGGTTGCATGGCGCGGATGTGGTCGATACTGGTCTCGACGCGCTTAGCCTGGACGACACCTTGTCCTTCGTGCGCGGTTTCATGCTGTTCTCGATGCTTGCCAATCTGGCCGAGGATCGCCAGGGCGTCGCCGCCGAACCCGGCGCCGATGTCGCCTCCGCCGTGGAAAAACTCGAATCGCACGGCATCGACCGCGAAGCGATCCTCGACCTATTGTCCCACGCCCTGATCGTCCCCGTCCTCACCGCCCACCCGACCGAGGTGCGGCGCAAGAGCATGATCGATCATAAGAACCGCATCGCGGACCTGATGCTGCTCAAAGACAGCGGCCGCAGCGAAACCGACGAGGGCGAAAATCTCGACGAGGCGATCTTCCGCCAGATCGCGCTGCTCTGGCAGACTCGTCCGCTGCGCCGCGAAAAGCTGTTCGTCGCGGACGAGATCGAAAATGTTCTCGCTTATTTCCGCGACGTCTTCCTGCCGGTGCTGCCCGCCCTCTATGCCCGCTGGGAACGGGTGCTGGGCGCCCGCCCGCAAAGTTTCCTGCGCGTCGGCAACTGGATCGGCGGCGACCGCGACGGCAATCCCTTCGTGCAGGCGCCACAGCTTCGCCTCGCGCTCGCCAAGGGCTGCGAAGCCGCGCTGAGCTTCTATATGGATGCGCTCCACGCCCTGGGCGCGGAACTGTCGCTCTCCACCGAACTGGCCCATGTGTCGCGGGCGGTGCTGGACCTGGCCGACGCCAGCGGCGACATTTCGCCCAGTCGTCAGGACGAACCCTATCGCCGCGCCATTTCCGGCATCTACGCCCGCCTCGCCGCCACTTACCGGGCGCTGGGGGGCAAAGACCCGTCCCGCCCTTCGACGCTCAAGGGGGAACCCTATGCCAGCCCCACCGACCTGCGCCGCGACCTCGTGACGGTCGCGCAAGGCCTGGCGAGCGAAGGCAATGGCGCGCTGGCGACGGGAGGCGCGCTCGGCCGCCTGATCCGCGCGGTCGAAACCTTCGGCTTCCACCTCGCCACGCTCGACATGCGGCAGAACAGCGACGTCCACCAAAGCGTCGTGGCCGAACTGCTGAAAGTCGCCGGGGTAGAGGCCGACTATGCCAGCCTCGACGAATATGCCCGCATCGCCCTGCTCCGGCGGGAGCTGGCGAACAACCGGCCGCTCGGCACGGCCTTTTTCGAATATTCGGAACAGACCGCCTCCGAACTCGCGATTGTCCATGCCGCCGCCGAAGCGCACCGCATCTACGGCCCGCAATGCATCACCCATTATATCATCTCCAAGGCGGAGAGCGTTTCCGACCTGCTTGAAGTCAACATCATCCTCAAGGAAGCGGGCCTTTGGCGCGCCGGCACCGATGGCGCGCCGCCGCAGGCCGCGATCATGGCCGTGCCCCTCTTCGAAACCATTGCCGACCTTGAGGCCGCGCCCAAGATCATGGGCGCCTATTTCGGCCTGCCCGAAATCGCGGGGGTGGTGCAGGCACGTGGCCATCAGGAAGTGATGATCGGCTATTCGGACAGCAACAAGGACGGCGGCTATATCACCTCGACCTGGGGGCTGTTCCAGGCGAGCAAGGCGCTCGCGCCCGTCTTTGCCGACGCCAGCACCGCGATGCAGCTTTTCCACGGTCGCGGCGGCGCGGTCGGGCGCGGCGGCGGCTCCTCCTTCGCGGCGATCCAGGCCCAGCCCAAGGGCACTGTGCAGGGCCGCATCCGCATCACCGAACAGGGCGAGGTGATCGCCGCCAAATTCGGCACCCGCGACGTCGCCATGACCAATTTGGAGGCGATGACCAGCGCGACCTTGCTCGCGTCGTTGGAACCCGAAGCGATCTCTGACCGCGACGCCGCCCGTTTCGCCGCCGCCATGGATGAATTGTCGAAAACCGCCTTCGCCGCCTATCGCGGCCTGGTCTACGGGACGGAGGGGTTCAAGGAATTCTTCCGGCAATTGACGCCGATCCAGGAAATCTCCGGCCTCAAAATCGGCTCGCGCCCTGCCAGCCGCACGAAAAGCACCCGGATAGAGGATCTGCGCGCCATCCCCTGGGTGTTCAGTTGGGCGCAGGCCCGCGTGATGCTGCCGGGCTGGTATGGCGTGGGCCATGCGCTCAACGCCTTTGAGGACAAGGCGCTGCTGGCCGACATGGCGCAGCACTGGTCCTTCCTGCAATCCGCGCTCGCCAATTTGGAGATGGTGCTGGCCAAGTCCGACCTCGGCATCGCCGCCCATTATCTGCCGCTGGTCGAGGATCAGGCACGGGGGACCGAGATTTTCGACCGCATCCGCGAAGGCTGGGACATGACCCATGACGGCCTGCTCGCCGCCACCGGCCAGTCGCGCCTGCTGGAGAAGAATCCTAAGCTGGACACGTCGATCCGCCTGCGCCTGCCCTATATCGAGCCGTTGAACCTGCTCCAGGTCGAACTGATGAAGCGCCACCGCAGCGGCGAAGACGACCCGCGCATCAAGGAAGGCATCGAACTGTCGATCAACGCGATTGCGACGGCTCTGAGGAACAGCGGCTGA
- a CDS encoding low molecular weight protein-tyrosine-phosphatase, whose amino-acid sequence MSASILFVCLGNICRSPLAEAALRAEAERAGLAVEVDSAGTGDWHVGSPPDNRAQAVALRHGIDISGYRGRQVTAVDFQRFDYVFALDAENLRNLRRVRPSDGTAELRLLMDLVPGREGSGVTDPYFGDDAGFDVTWDDVTRAARAIVERLRDRD is encoded by the coding sequence ATGAGCGCTTCGATCCTCTTCGTCTGTCTGGGCAATATCTGCCGGTCGCCGCTGGCGGAGGCTGCTCTGCGGGCGGAGGCGGAGCGGGCCGGGCTGGCGGTCGAGGTGGATTCGGCCGGAACCGGGGACTGGCATGTGGGATCGCCGCCGGATAACCGGGCGCAGGCGGTGGCGCTGCGGCATGGGATCGATATTTCGGGCTATCGCGGGCGGCAGGTGACGGCTGTGGATTTCCAGCGGTTCGATTATGTCTTCGCGCTGGATGCGGAGAATCTGCGGAACCTGCGGCGGGTGCGGCCTTCGGATGGCACAGCGGAATTGCGGCTGCTGATGGACCTGGTGCCGGGACGCGAAGGGAGCGGGGTCACCGATCCTTATTTTGGCGACGATGCCGGGTTCGACGTGACCTGGGATGATGTGACACGCGCCGCCAGGGCGATCGTGGAGCGGTTGCGGGATCGGGATTAG
- a CDS encoding S1/P1 nuclease, translating into MRLSFLFALPFLAASPAQAWGPIGHRITGTIADQNLSGAARAQVRLLLGTEDLAEASTWPDDMRSDPAEYWRKTASPWHYVTVKQGDHYSPSDAPKEGDAMTALTRFTAILRDPKASLDDRRQALRFVVHIIGDLHQPLHVGGGDDRGGNDVKVTFFGAATNLHSVWDSGLIEQRALSYSEYANWLSRSITPQQMIAWSICDPDSWTRESIALRKTVYSADPALSWDYVYQHRAELDDRLRRAGVRIAACLNAIFDSPQQP; encoded by the coding sequence ATGCGCCTTTCATTCCTCTTCGCCCTGCCGTTCCTCGCCGCTTCGCCCGCCCAGGCCTGGGGGCCGATCGGTCACCGGATCACCGGCACCATTGCCGACCAGAATCTGAGCGGCGCGGCGCGCGCCCAGGTCCGCCTGCTGCTGGGGACGGAGGATCTGGCGGAGGCGTCGACCTGGCCCGACGACATGCGGTCCGACCCTGCCGAATATTGGCGCAAGACGGCCAGCCCCTGGCATTATGTCACGGTCAAGCAGGGCGATCACTACAGCCCATCCGACGCCCCGAAGGAGGGCGACGCGATGACCGCCCTGACCCGCTTCACCGCAATCCTGCGCGATCCCAAGGCGTCGCTGGACGACCGCCGCCAAGCACTGCGTTTCGTCGTTCACATCATCGGGGATCTGCATCAACCGCTGCATGTCGGCGGCGGCGATGACCGTGGCGGCAATGATGTGAAGGTCACCTTCTTCGGTGCGGCGACCAATCTGCATTCGGTCTGGGATTCGGGCCTGATCGAGCAGCGCGCCCTGTCCTATTCGGAATATGCGAACTGGCTGTCGCGTTCGATCACGCCGCAGCAGATGATCGCCTGGAGCATCTGCGATCCCGATAGTTGGACTCGCGAAAGCATTGCGCTGCGCAAGACCGTCTATTCGGCCGATCCGGCTTTGTCCTGGGACTATGTCTATCAGCATCGCGCCGAGCTGGACGACCGGCTGCGCCGTGCGGGCGTCCGCATCGCCGCCTGCCTGAACGCAATTTTCGATTCCCCGCAACAGCCCTAA
- a CDS encoding ATP-binding protein, protein MTASISIGNDGSGNPVLVDVEELLATRLLVQGNSGSGKSHLLRRLLEESAALVQQVVIDPEGDFVTLADEYGHVVIDAGDYNEREIVKMAARIREHRASVVLSLESLELEAQMKCAATFLSTLFDAPRDHWYPALVVVDEAQMFAPVAAGDVSDEARRLSLAAMTNLMCRGRKRGLAGVIATQRLAKLAKNVAAEASNFLMGRTFLDIDMARAADLLGMERRQAEQIRDLERGRFLALGPAICRRPVAVKIGSVKTSTRGGTHKLMPPPVATTGDLQELLFASAGEEESLLSPPPRAEPPPLPAEELMRALAAAPSAKPAAPELDFGQNEPVVIAVLEEIVADLGEAQPSVSTLYQDFGVRCRMKGLRTPPLDLPAFRKRFAMAQAGMFDAADPRWDDAMRAAEPLPEDMLAPFLLIARAAMEGLPCPDDVALARAYGTSSPGRVRRLIDYMEKLGVIVARTDFGGRRSLGVPQLGLSTAAEG, encoded by the coding sequence GTGACCGCCAGCATCAGCATAGGAAATGACGGATCGGGCAATCCCGTTCTGGTCGATGTCGAGGAATTGCTTGCCACCCGACTGCTCGTTCAGGGCAATTCGGGGTCGGGCAAGTCGCACCTGCTGCGTCGGCTGCTGGAGGAAAGCGCCGCGCTGGTCCAGCAGGTGGTGATCGATCCGGAGGGCGATTTCGTCACGCTGGCCGACGAATATGGCCATGTGGTGATCGACGCGGGCGACTATAATGAGCGCGAGATCGTCAAGATGGCGGCAAGGATTCGCGAGCATCGCGCCTCGGTGGTGTTGAGTCTCGAATCGCTGGAGCTGGAGGCGCAGATGAAATGCGCCGCGACTTTCCTCTCGACCCTGTTCGATGCACCGCGCGATCACTGGTATCCCGCGCTGGTGGTGGTCGATGAGGCGCAGATGTTCGCTCCGGTGGCGGCGGGCGACGTATCGGACGAGGCGCGGCGGCTGTCGCTGGCGGCGATGACGAACCTGATGTGTCGGGGGCGCAAGCGCGGGCTGGCGGGCGTGATCGCGACGCAGCGGTTGGCCAAGCTCGCCAAGAATGTCGCGGCGGAGGCGTCGAACTTCCTGATGGGGCGCACTTTCCTCGACATCGACATGGCGCGCGCGGCTGACCTGCTGGGCATGGAGCGGCGGCAGGCCGAGCAGATCCGCGATCTGGAGCGCGGGCGCTTTCTGGCTTTGGGTCCGGCGATCTGCCGGCGGCCGGTGGCGGTGAAGATCGGATCGGTCAAGACCAGCACGCGGGGCGGCACCCACAAGCTGATGCCGCCGCCGGTCGCGACCACCGGGGATTTGCAGGAGTTGCTGTTCGCAAGCGCGGGCGAAGAGGAAAGCCTGCTCTCTCCCCCGCCGCGAGCCGAGCCACCACCGCTGCCCGCCGAGGAATTGATGCGGGCGCTGGCCGCCGCGCCTTCGGCCAAGCCTGCCGCGCCGGAACTGGATTTCGGGCAGAATGAGCCGGTGGTGATCGCCGTGCTGGAGGAAATCGTCGCTGATCTGGGCGAAGCGCAGCCGAGCGTGTCGACGCTCTATCAGGATTTCGGCGTGCGGTGCCGGATGAAGGGATTGCGGACGCCGCCGCTCGACCTGCCCGCCTTCCGCAAGCGTTTTGCCATGGCGCAGGCGGGGATGTTCGACGCCGCCGATCCACGCTGGGACGATGCGATGCGTGCTGCGGAGCCTCTGCCGGAGGATATGCTGGCGCCCTTCCTGCTGATTGCGCGGGCGGCGATGGAGGGACTGCCCTGTCCGGATGACGTGGCGCTGGCGCGGGCCTATGGCACCAGTTCGCCGGGCCGGGTGCGGCGGCTGATCGACTATATGGAGAAGCTGGGCGTGATCGTGGCGCGGACCGATTTCGGCGGGCGGCGTTCCCTTGGCGTGCCCCAATTGGGGCTGAGCACGGCGGCAGAGGGATGA